The following is a genomic window from Streptomyces sp. NBC_01381.
GGGCGGCTGGGTGGACCGGGTCGTCATGCGGCTCGTGGACGTCTTCTCGTCCGTGCCCCACCTGCTGCTCGGCATCTTCATCGTGGCGATGTTCCGGCCCGGCGTCTGGCCGGTCGTCGTCTCCGTCGCGCTCACCCACTGGCTGTCCACGGCCCGCATCGTCCGCGCCGAGGTGCTCTCGCTGCGGTCCCGCCCCTACGTCGACGCGGCGATCTCCGGCGGTGCCTCGAGACTGCGCGTCACCGTGCGGCATCTGCTGCCCGGCGTGCTCCCGCAGGCCGGACTCGCCGCCGTCCTGATGGTGCCGCACGCCGTGTGGCACGAGTCCGCGCTCTCCTTCCTCGGGCTCGGACTCCCCACCCACCAGGCCAGCCTCGGCACGCTCGTGCAGAGCGCGCGCGGCTCGCTGCTCGCCGGGGACTGGTGGCCGACGCTCTTCCCCGGCCTGTTCATCATCGTGCCCACCCTGGCGATCGCGGGCCTCGCGGGTGCCTGGCGGGAACGGATCAACCCCCGGCGCCGATCGGAGCTGATGCTGTGACTCCCGTGCTGTCCGTGCAGGGCCTTTCCGTACGTTTCCGCATGCGCGGCGGCAGCTTCGTCTCCGCCGTCACCGACGCCCGCTTCGACCTCGCGGCGGGGGAGTGCCTGGCCCTCGTCGGCGAGAGCGGCTGCGGCAAGTCCGTGCTCGCGTCGGCGCTGCTCGGGCTGCTCCCGCAGAACGCGGAGACGGCCGGGTCGGCGCTCATCGGCGACGTGGACCTGCTGGCCGCCGACGAACGGACCCTGGCCCGCACCGTGCGCGGGCGGCGCGTCGGCCTCGTACCGCAGAGCCCGGCCGCACACCTGACGCCCGTGCGGACGGTGCGCGCCCAGCTGGAGGAGACCCTGCGGGAGCTCGCGGGCGTGCCGCGGCCGAAGCTGCGGGCGGCCGCCGAAGCAGCCGCCGAGCGCGCCGCGTTCCCCGCCGGGCACCTGGACCGCTACCCGCACGAGCTCTCCGGCGGCCTCGCCCAGCGCGCCGCCACCGCGCTCGCGCTCATCGGCGACGCGCCGCTGCTGCTCGCCGACGAACCGACGACCGGGCTCGACCGTGACCTCGTCGACCGCACGGTGGACGAACTGCGCCGGCACGTCGGCGAGGACCGCGCGCTGCTCCTGATCACCCACGATCTGGCTGCCGCCGAGCGGATCGCCGACCGCGTCGCCGTGATGTACGCGAGCCGCATCGTCGAACTCGCCGACGCAGACGACTTCTTCGGCACGCCTGGGCCCCGCCACCCGTACGCGCGCGGCCTGCTCGACGCCCTGCCGGAGCGGGAGTTCACGCCGATCCCCGGCATGCCGCCCGAGCTGTCCGCGCTGCCGGCCGGATGCGCGTTCGCGGCGCGCTGCCCGGCGGCGGACGAGGCCTGCGGAGCCGTGCCCGAGCCGGCGGACTCAGTCGCCTGCCACCACCCCCACCCGGCGGCCCTGCTGGAGGCACCCCGTGCTTGAACTGCGTTCCGTCACCGCCGGATACGACCGCCGCGCCCCCGTCGTACGCGGCGTGGACCTCACCGTCGACGCGGGCGCCTCCGTCGGCCTCCTCGGACCCAGCGGCTGCGGCAAGTCGACGCTGGCCCGCGTCGCCGCGCTGCTGCACAAGCCGGACGCGGGCCGCGTCGTCATCGACGGCGAGCCCGCGCGCGGCTGGCGGCACCGCGCGCCCCGCGAACAGCGCACCGCCTTCGGCGTGGTCTTCCAGCAGCCGCGGCTCTCCGCCGACCCCCGCCTGACCCTCACGAACCTGATCGCCGAGCCGCTGCGGGCCGGCGGGCGGGGGAGCGAGGCAGCCGAGCGGGTAAGGGAGTTGGCGGCCACCGTCGGACTCGGCGACGACCTCCTGGGCCGCAGGCCGCACGAGGTGAGCGACGGCCAGCTGCAGCGCGCCTGCCTGGCTCGCGCGCTGGTGCTCCGCCCCCGCTGGCTGATCTGCGACGAGATGACCGCGATGCTGGATGCCTCGACGACGGCTGCGCTGGTGCACGCGGTGGAGAAGTACCGGCGCGAGAGCGGCGCCGGCCTGCTCGCGGTCGGCCACGACCGGGTGCTCCTGGAGCGGTGGTGCGACCGGACGGTGCACTGGAGCGAGCTGGTGGTGGACGGCAGGAAGCCCTGAAGTTCCGTGCGCTCATCGCAGTGAACGAAGGGCGTCGATAGCGCCAACTCCCCGCCGCAGGAGGTTTCTTGACGCGGGCATGGCCTCATACTCACTGAGGCCCCGCCCGTCGTCCCTCGTCCTCCGGGAGTCTCCATGGCCCTCTTCAGCCGTCGTAGAGCCCTCACCACCTTCGGCGCCGCCCTCGCGGGCACCGTCGCCGTCCCCGCGTACGCCCAGGCGAGCGAGCGCGGACACGGCCCCCGCCCCCTCATCCGCGCCCACGCGCACAACGACTACGAGCACCCCCGGCCCCTGTTCGACGCCCTTGACCACCGCTTCGGCAGCGTCGAGGCCGACATCTACCTCGTCGACGGCCAACTCCTGGTCGCCCACGACCCGGTGGACCTCGACCCCACCCGCACCCTCGAATCCCTGTACCTGGACCCCCTGGCCGCCCGCGTCCGCGCCAACGGCGGCTCCGTGTACCGGGGTTACCACCGCACCCCCTTCCAGCTCCTGGTCGAC
Proteins encoded in this region:
- a CDS encoding ABC transporter permease, which gives rise to MADVTWRATTGGASKTRSTRAWRVRSSAVIVAAVVLAVLLVPPLVNLDEQAVDLAAKLQPPSWAHPFGTDDVGRDLLVRCVYGLRVSLLVGVVAAVVATVIGTAVGALAAASGGWVDRVVMRLVDVFSSVPHLLLGIFIVAMFRPGVWPVVVSVALTHWLSTARIVRAEVLSLRSRPYVDAAISGGASRLRVTVRHLLPGVLPQAGLAAVLMVPHAVWHESALSFLGLGLPTHQASLGTLVQSARGSLLAGDWWPTLFPGLFIIVPTLAIAGLAGAWRERINPRRRSELML
- a CDS encoding ABC transporter ATP-binding protein → MRGGSFVSAVTDARFDLAAGECLALVGESGCGKSVLASALLGLLPQNAETAGSALIGDVDLLAADERTLARTVRGRRVGLVPQSPAAHLTPVRTVRAQLEETLRELAGVPRPKLRAAAEAAAERAAFPAGHLDRYPHELSGGLAQRAATALALIGDAPLLLADEPTTGLDRDLVDRTVDELRRHVGEDRALLLITHDLAAAERIADRVAVMYASRIVELADADDFFGTPGPRHPYARGLLDALPEREFTPIPGMPPELSALPAGCAFAARCPAADEACGAVPEPADSVACHHPHPAALLEAPRA
- a CDS encoding ABC transporter ATP-binding protein, giving the protein MLELRSVTAGYDRRAPVVRGVDLTVDAGASVGLLGPSGCGKSTLARVAALLHKPDAGRVVIDGEPARGWRHRAPREQRTAFGVVFQQPRLSADPRLTLTNLIAEPLRAGGRGSEAAERVRELAATVGLGDDLLGRRPHEVSDGQLQRACLARALVLRPRWLICDEMTAMLDASTTAALVHAVEKYRRESGAGLLAVGHDRVLLERWCDRTVHWSELVVDGRKP